From the Chryseobacterium sp. G0201 genome, the window AGACTCCAGCCATAAAACAATGCAAAGCGCCGTGGCCAAAAGAACGATAAGCTGTTCCATAATCTTTCATAAAGGCAAAAAAAGAAGGTTTTGCGTTCATTTCATCTCCACCTACCATTCCTAAAGCTCCAAACTGATGAATAGTAATCATTTGCAAGAAAAAAGCAATTAGAAATGATAGAATAAATGCAAAAACAAAGGCAAATCCCATGTTTGAACCTTTCATTTTCTCTTCGGTCAATCCGACCTCCTGCATCCAAACAGTTCCTAAAATTTTTGGATGGTACCAGATAAATCCCATAATAAGGGGTACTAATGCGGCTACCGCAATAGCCAAAAAGTTAATTTGCATCATAGTTTTAGTATTTTAATTTATTATATCAAATCTACATCAAAAATCAATATAAAATAAATTTTACACAAATCAAAACCACTTTTAACTAATAATTAAAAGCAAAACAGAAGAAACTTAGTCAAAAACCCAACATCAATCTGCATTTTTATACTAATCATGAAAACAATATATGGTTTAAAAGATCTTTATATAATAGTATTAATAAGTTTTAAGTGTTTACATTTTCGTATTTTTGCCGCTCAATTGAATTCTTAAATCAAACCATTACATTCCAATGAATTACGTTTCTGTCGAAAATCTCACCAAATCTTATGGCATCAAAGTTTTGTTTGAAAATATCTCTTTCCATGTAAATGAAGGAGATAAAATTGCTATTGTTGCCAAAAATGGAAGCGGAAAATCTACCCTTCTTAAAATTTTG encodes:
- a CDS encoding DUF1761 domain-containing protein, yielding MMQINFLAIAVAALVPLIMGFIWYHPKILGTVWMQEVGLTEEKMKGSNMGFAFVFAFILSFLIAFFLQMITIHQFGALGMVGGDEMNAKPSFFAFMKDYGTAYRSFGHGALHCFMAGVLFVFPLTAINAMFERKSWKYTFINTAYWTITITIMGGIVCGWYAPDSFNWVTQK